Proteins found in one Acipenser ruthenus chromosome 18, fAciRut3.2 maternal haplotype, whole genome shotgun sequence genomic segment:
- the LOC117973928 gene encoding L-2-hydroxyglutarate dehydrogenase, mitochondrial-like, giving the protein MIRCGSRKAISATSLLTRSESKSAQSLLNTIRRNRSSYDVAVVGGGIVGLATARELILRHPSLSFIVLEKEKELAVHQSGHNSGVIHSGIYYTPGSLKARLCVRGATLAYQYCETKGIPYQRCGKLIVAVEQEEIPRLKALYERGLQNNVRDLRMIDAKEIREREPYCRGLMALDSPYTGIVDWRLVAHTYGKEFQEVGGAVVMEFEVADIRMASESPEGTADGMKYPISIKSSKGEEVRCRYVLTCGGLYSDRLSQISGCSSEPRIVPFRGDYLVLKPEKHYLVKGNIYPVPDPRFPFLGVHFTPRMDGSVWLGPNAVLAFKREGYRLYDFNMRDFGDALSFRGLRKLVFRNLVYGVGEMYRGIFISAQVKLLQRYIPELSINDVLRGPAGVRAQALDRDGNLVDDFVFDGGVGAIGSRVLHVRNAPSPAATSSLAIGEMIADEVESRFQL; this is encoded by the exons ATGATTCGGTGTGGGAGTCGGAAAGCCATTTCTGCCACATCGCTGCTGACAAGAAGCGAAAGCAAGAGTGCACAGAGCCTTTTAAACACCATCCGACGCAATCGCAG CTCCTACGATGTGGCGGTGGTGGGGGGGGGCATCGTGGGCCTGGCCACGGCCCGGGAGCTCATCCTGAGACACCCCTCGCTGAGCTTCATCGTcctggagaaggagaaggagctgG CGGTGCATCAGAGCGGTCACAACAGCGGGGTGATCCACAGCGGGATCTACTACACGCCAGGGTCTCTGAAAGCGAGGCTGTGTGTGCGCGGCGCCACGCTGGCTTACCAGTACTGCGAGACGAAGGGCATCCCGTACCAGCGCTGTGGGAAG CTCATCGTCGCTGTGGAGCAGGAGGAGATTCCTCGGCTCAAGGCGCTATATGAGCGCGGCCTGCAGAACAACGTCCGCGACCTCAGGATGATCGACGCCAAGGAGATCCGCGAGAGAGAGCCCTACTGCCGG GGTCTGATGGCGCTCGACTCCCCCTACACCGGCATCGTGGACTGGCGGCTGGTGGCCCACACCTATGGCAAGGAGTTCCAGGAGGTGGGCGGGGCCGTCGTCATGGAATTCGAGGTTGCGGATATCAGGATGGCGTCAGAGAGCCCCGAGGGCACAGCAGACG GAATGAAGTATCCTATATCAATCAAAAGCTCAAAG GGGGAGGAGGTGCGCTGCCGCTATGTGCTCACCTGCGGAGGGCTCTACTCAGACCGGCTCTCCCAGATCTCTGGCTGCAGCTCCGAGCCTCGTATCGTCCCCTTCAGAGGAGACTACCTGGTGCTGAAGCCTGAGAAGCACTACCTCGTCAAAGGCAATATCTACCCT GTCCCGGACCCTCGGTTCCCCTTCCTCGGGGTTCACTTCACCCCCCGGATGGACGGCAGCGTCTGGCTGGGACCCAACGCCGTGTTGGCCTTCAAACGGGAGGGCTACAGACTGTACGACTTCAACATGCGGGACTTCGGAGACGCGCTCAGCTTCAG GGGTCTGCGGAAGCTGGTCTTCAGGAACCTCGTCTATGGAGTGGGTGAGATGTACAGAGGGATCTTCATCAGCGCTCAGGTGAAGCTGCTGCAGAGATACATCCCGGAGCTGTCCATCAACGATGTGCTCAG GGGCCCGGCGGGGGTGCGCGCGCAGGCTCTGGATCGCGATGGGAACCTGGTGGATGATTTCGTGTTCGACGGGGGGGTGGGTGCCATCGGGAGCCGGGTCCTTCACGTGAGGAACGCACCCTCGCCCGCCGCCACCTCCTCCCTCGCCATCGGAGAGATGATCGCCGACGAGGTGGAGAGCAGGTTCCAGCTGTAG
- the LOC117973929 gene encoding ATP synthase subunit s, mitochondrial-like translates to MKLLVKTAQTLLSVQKASPPSGCRPFWGWLNAVFNKVDYERIKAVGPDRAASEWLLRCGAKVRFQGFDRWQHDYNGLPPGPIGRYKIQAIDATESCIMYRGFDHLDGLEHVEEMKLCKCIYIEDACLERLSKVEKLQESLLRMELVSCGNVTDRGLLALHHLRNLERLLLSDLPGVREKDKTVQMLRTALPNLNIELDLD, encoded by the exons ATGAAGCTGTTGGTAAAGACAGCCCAGACTTTGCTGTCGGTACAGAAGGCGTCTCCACCCAGCGGCTGCAGGCCTTTCTGGGGCTGGCTGAACGCAGTGTTCAACAA GGTGGATTACGAGCGTATCAAAGCGGTGGGTCCCGACCGGGCTGCCTCGGAGTGGCTTCTGCGCTGCGGGGCGAAGGTCCGATTCCAGGGCTTCGACAGGTGGCAGCACGATTACAACGGCCTCCCCCCCGGCCCGATCGGCAGGTACAAGATCCAGGCCATCGACGCCACCGAGTCCTGCATCATGTACAGGGGCTTCGACCACCTGG ACGGCCTGGAGCACGTTGAAGAGATGAAGTTGTGCAAGTGCATCTACATCGAGGACGCGTGCCTGGAGAGACTGAGCAAGGTGGAGAAGCTGCAGGAGAGCCTGCTGAGAATGGAGCTGGTGTCCTGTGGCAATGTGACTGACCGTGGGCTGCTCGCCCTGCACCACCTCAG GAACCTGGAGAGGCTGCTTCTCAGCGACCTGCCGGGAGTACGGGAGAAAGACAAGACGGTTCAAATGCTGCGCACCGCACTGCCAAACCTGAACATTGAGCTGGACCTGGACTAG